From a region of the Arachis ipaensis cultivar K30076 chromosome B09, Araip1.1, whole genome shotgun sequence genome:
- the LOC107619558 gene encoding uncharacterized protein LOC107619558, with protein MLRGVLCATRPKPWILSAAILHASLHHSSARLLHAPPLFPQLLRRTDARRHHSSACNHGGDFGGGGAASIWHAIMPCGGGAGSGKKLRHRGVVAVHHHDHELKGEGSWNVAWDARPARWLHRPDSAWLLFGVCACLAPPVSSVTDLEATPPATATVVNRDINPEGQGVKVDGLSSDYRVTGVLADGRCLFRAIAHGACLRNGEAAPDERRQRELADELRAQVVEELMKRREETEWFIEGDFDTYVKRIQQPYVWGGEPELLMASHVLKTPISVFMRDTSSLSLVNIAKYGEEYRNEKDVCINVLFHGYGHYDILETLSTESCLESSA; from the exons ATGCTCAGAGGTGTGCTCTGCGCCACACGTCCCAAGCCTTGGATCCTCTCCGCCGCCATCCTTCATGCATCTCTCCACCACTCCTCCGCTCGTCTCCTCCATGCTCCGCCGCTTTTTCCCCAACTCCTCCGACGAACGGACGCCCGTAGACACCACTCCAGTGCCTGCAATCATGGCGGAGATTTCGGCGGCGGAGGTGCGGCTTCGATATGGCACGCAATCATGCCTTGTGGTGGCGGAGCCGGAAGTGGCAAGAAGCTCCGGCATCGCGGCGTGGTGGCGGTGCACCACCACGACCACGAGCTGAAGGGCGAGGGATCTTGGAACGTCGCGTGGGACGCGCGGCCTGCCAGGTGGCTCCACCGTCCCGATTCGGCGTGGCTCCTGTTCGGTGTCTGTGCTTGCCTTGCCCCACCGGTTTCCTCTGTCACCGATCTCGAGGCTACGCCGCCGGCGACTGCGACTGTGGTTAATCGCGACATAAATCCCGAGGGACAGGGAGTGAAGGTTGATGGACTCTCTTCTGATTACAGAGTCACTG GCGTGCTTGCTGATGGTCGATGTCTTTTTAGAGCCATAGCTCATGGAGCTTGTTTGAGAAATGGGGAAGCAGCACCTGACGAGAGGCGCCAAAGGGAACTTGCCGACGAGCTGAGAGCTCAG GTGGTAGAAGAGTTGATGAAGAGACGCGAGGAAACTGAATG GTTTATAGAAGGGGACTTTGATACATATGTAAAGAGAATTCAGCAGCCTTATGTATGGGGCGGGGAACCTGAGTTGTTGATGGCTTCTCATGTTTTGAA GACACCTATCTCAGTCTTCATGAGGGACACAAGCTCTCTTAGTTTGGTAAACATAGCTAAATATGGGGAAGAATACAGGAATGAGAAGGACGTGTGTATTAATGTGTTGTTTCATGGGTATGGCCACTATGACATATTGGAGACTTTATCAACCGAGAGTTGCCTGGAATCAAGTGCATAG
- the LOC107617964 gene encoding conserved oligomeric Golgi complex subunit 1 has product MRVSSPAASSSPSPRHPPTTPQHSTDRISTAGYRDAESLFRTKPIAEIRNAEAATRKLIEDKKEELRQLVGNRYRDLIDSADSIVHMKASCNSISANISEIHGRINSLSASSSISQTNSSQTKLHSQSRAWTYGVACRVKYLVDTPENIWGCLDEGMFLEAASRYVRAKHVHHRLFSAEDDGGVGGGEQKNKILSNFPLLQHQWQIVESFRAQISQRSRDRLLDRGLAIAAYADALAAVAVIDELEPKQVLSLFLESRKSWISHVLGNAGAGDASSLVVSVLCDVLGIIQVSVGQVGELFLQVLNDMPLFYKVILGSPPASQLFGGIPNPEEEVRLWNSFRDKLESNMVMLDKRYIADTCFTWLRECVNKISGRNLVDAIGTGRDLASAEKSIRETMESKQVLEGSLEWLKSVFGSEVELPWSRIRELVLEDDSDLWDEIFEEAFLGRMKAIIDLRFRELTGTVDVMSSISSLGDTFAKLNDVQVYLNRPSMAGGVWFLESNSRKTGAASSVFKVQPEENEFQTCLNAYFGPEVSRIRDAVDVSCQSILEDLLSFLESPKASRRLKDLAPYLQSRCYDSVSAILMALKKELDSLYASMENGIKEIPTTVTVEKSLFIGRLLFAFQNHSKHIPLILGSPRFWISGNASAVGKVPSLVKHSRFGSEPSGSDSPGRQTSLGSKRQTSSAAAALLGAREGTTHELEELNRTIGDLCIRAYNLWILWLSDELSAIVSRDLKQDDALSLSTPWRGWEDTIVKQDQSDENQSDMKISLPSMPSLYIISFLFRACEEVHRVGGHVLDKKILQKLASRLLDKVIGIFEEFLSSQDSGAHQLSEKGVLQVLLDVKFATDILSGGDSNVVGELHSNAKAKVSVRRKQDQSSKTSAIREHSDQLLNRLSQRLDPIDWLTYQPYLWENERQSYLRHAVLFGFFVQLNRKYTDTVQKLSTNSESNILRCSTVPRFKYLPISAPALSSRGTKKTFTPSSNEISSRSSWNSLTNGELHQNINLDDNSSRGVATPFLKSFMQVGSRFGESTFKLGSILTDGQVGIFKDRSAMSSFGDMLPAQAAGLLSSFTAPRSDS; this is encoded by the exons ATGAGAGTGTCATCTCCCGCTGCCTCATCGTCGCCCTCGCCGCGGCATCCGCCAACCACCCCACAGCATTCCACTGACCGCATCTCCACCGCCGGCTACCGCGATGCGGAGTCGCTGTTCCGGACAAAGCCGATCGCCGAGATCCGTAACGCGGAGGCGGCGACGCGGAAGCTGATCGAGGACAAGAAGGAGGAGCTCCGGCAGCTGGTCGGGAACCGCTACCGTGACCTCATCGACTCCGCCGACTCAATCGTCCACATGAAGGCTTCGTGCAACTCAATCTCCGCCAACATCTCCGAGATCCACGGCCGCATCAATTCCCTCTCCGCTTCCTCCTCCATTTCCCAAACCAACAGCTCCCAAACCAAGCTCCATTCTCAGTCCCGAGCCTGGACCTACGGCGTGGCGTGCCGCGTCAAGTATCTCGTCGATACGCCGGAGAATATTTGGGGATGCCTCGACGAAGGGATGTTCCTGGAGGCCGCGTCGCGATACGTGCGTGCCAAGCACGTGCACCACCGATTATTCTCGGCCGAGGACGATGGGGGTGTTGGCGGTGGCGAGCAGAAGAACAAGATCTTGTCAAATTTCCCGCTTCTGCAGCACCAGTGGCAGATTGTGGAGAGCTTCCGGGCGCAGATCTCACAGCGGAGCCGTGACAGGTTGCTGGATCGCGGACTTGCCATTGCCGCTTATGCCGATGCGCTGGCCGCCGTGGCCGTCATTGACGAACTCGAGCCTAAGCAG GTCTTGAGCTTGTTTCTGGAATCAAGGAAGTCTTGGATATCGCATGTTTTGGGTAATGCTGGTGCTGGTGATGCTTCCTCTTTGGTGGTTTCTGTCTTGTGTGATGTATTAGGTATAATTCAGGTCAGTGTGGGTCAGGTTGGTGAGTTGTTTCTGCAAGTGTTGAATGATATGCCCCTTTTCTACAAAGTCATTCTTGGATCTCCTCCAGCATCACAATTGTTTGGTGGGATTCCCAATCCAGAAGAGGAAGTTAGGCTTTGGAATTCTTTCCGAGATAAATTAGAATCAAACATGGTAATGCTTGATAAACGTTACATTGCTGATACTTGTTTTACTTGGTTAAGGGAATGCGTAAACAAGATAAGTGGAAGGAATTTGGTTGATGCCATTGGTACTGGCCGGGATCTAGCTTCTGCTGAGAAATCAATAAGGGAGACAAtggaaagtaaacaagttcttgaAGGCAGTCTAGAATGGCTCAAGAGTGTCTTTGGGTCTGAGGTTGAGTTACCTTGGAGTAGGATTCGGGAACTTGTCTTGGAAGATGACTCAGATCTTTGGGATGAAATATTTGAGGAAGCTTTTCTTGGCAGGATGAAAGCAATAATTGACTTGAGATTTAGGGAGTTAACTGGTACTGTTGATGTGATGAGCTCGATTTCATCATTAGGGGACACTTTTGCCAAGCTGAATGATGTTCAGGTTTACTTGAACAGACCTTCTATGGCTGGTGGAGTTTGGTTTCTAGAATCCAATTCTAGAAAGACAGGAGCTGCTTCTTCTGTGTTTAAAGTCCAGCCTGAGGAAAATGAATTTCAGACTTGTCTTAATGCCTATTTTGGTCCTGAAGTAAGTCGAATCAGGGATGCAGTGGATGTTTCTTGTCAGAGCATTCTTGAAGATCTTTTAAGTTTCTTAGAATCTCCAAAGGCCTCTAGAAGATTGAAGGATCTTGCACCTTATCTACAAAGCAGATGTTATGACAGTGTCTCTGCTATATTGATGGCACTGAAAAAAGAGCTTGATAGTTTATATGCCTCTATGGAAAATGGCATCAAGGAGATTCCAACAACTGTCACTGTTGAAAAATCACTTTTCATTGGACGATTGTTGTTTGCATTTCAGAACCATTCGAAGCATATACCCTTGATACTTGGTTCTCCCAGATTTTGGATCAGTGGGAATGCATCTGCTGTTGGGAAAGTCCCTTCTCTGGTGAAACATTCTAGATTTGGATCCGAGCCTTCAGGCTCTGATAGTCCAGGAAGACAAACAAGCCTTGGCTCTAAAAGGCAAACTTCATCTGCTGCAGCTGCCTTGCTTGGAGCAAGAGAAGGTACCACCCATGAATTGGAAGAACTCAATAGAACTATAGGGGATCTTTGCATTAGAGCTTACAACTTATGGATATTATGGCTATCTGATGAACTTTCTGCCATTGTCTCacgagatctcaaacaggatgaTGCTTTATCTTTGAGTACACCCTGGAGG GGCTGGGAGGATACCATAGTCAAGCAAGATCAGTCTGATGAGAACCAATCAGATATGAAAATATCTCTTCCATCTATGCCTTCTCTGTATATCATTTCATTTCTATTTAGAGCTTGTGAAGAAGTTCATAGAGTTGGAGGTCATGTACTTGATAAGAAGATTTTGCAGAAACTTGCATCAAGACTATTGGATAAG GTGATTGGTATCTTTGAGGAGTTCCTTTCTTCTCAAGATAGTGGTGCTCATCAATTGTCAGAAAAAGGAGTCTTGCAAGTTTTGTTAGATGTAAAATTTGCCACTGATATACTGTCTGGTGGTGATTCAAATGTGGTTGGGGAATTACATAGCAACGCAAAGGCAAAAGTATCTGTCAGGAGGAAGCAGGACCAAAGTTCGAAGACCTCAGCCATTAGAGAACATTCAGATCAGTTATTAAACCGCCTTTCTCAGAGGCTTGATCCTATTGACTGGCTTAC GTATCAACCATATCTATGGGAGAATGAGCGGCAGTCATATCTGCGACATGCTGTGCTGTTTGGTTTCTTTGTGCAACTTAACCGAAAGTACACTGACACTGTTCAGAAACTCTCCACTAATTCCGAGTCTAATATTCTTAGGTGTTCTACAGTTCCCCGTTTCAAGTACCTCCCCATCAG TGCTCCGGCATTGTCCTCTAGAGGGACAAAGAAGACATTCACTCCATCATCAAATGAAATCTCTTCAAGAAGTTCGTGGAACTCTCTTACCAATGGAGAACTTCATCAGAATATAAATTTGGATGACAACTCAAGTCGCGGGGTGGCGACACCATTCCTGAAGTCTTTCATGCAA GTTGGAAGCAGGTTTGGGGAGAGTACCTTTAAATTGGGATCCATACTAACTGATGGGCAAGTCGGCATTTTCAAGGATAGATCTGCTATGTCTTCGTTTGGAGACATGCTACCTGCTCAAGCTGCAGGTCTTCTTTCATCTTTCACAGCTCCCAGGTCAGATTCTTGA